A window from Planktothrix sp. FACHB-1365 encodes these proteins:
- a CDS encoding TIGR03032 family protein, with protein MNNPKTLTVPFSRHFLEWLHQQQVSVALTTYQTNRLCLIGVQPNGQISTPVWEFERPMGLYTTSERFYLATRYQIWRFENILENGELLQDKYDHVYVPRIAYTTGDLDVHDLVVDPQGNIIFANTEYSCLATLHPQHSFTPVWQPNFISKLAPEDRCHLNGLAAVNGIPRYVTAVSCSDVASGWRHRRGDGGVVIDIQTNDIIARGLSMPHSPRWYQGKLWLLNSGTGDFGYIENGEFVPVTFCPGYGRGLAFVGDFAVVGLSKPRDYHFSGLLLGEKLQQKQAEARCGILIIDIKTGNIVEWLDMDTEATELYDVAILPQVQCPMTLGFKSGNIAKLVTIGSPTKTQKKVISFSLWGNDPIYNIGAVKNAELALKIYPGWICRFYVDETVPKETLERLSAWNHVEIIPMQTPSQNCTGSFWRFLALNDPDVEITIIRDTDSRLNQREKAAVDEWLTSPFPFHIMRDHPLHRSKIMGGMWGFKGNLEIKTAINNYVKIHTESLTKGIDQRFLNDVIYPLAQYQSLVHDEFSEGKPFPISRQHTEYVGQIFREDETTISELDDILEQHLRTLKNPQLKAAKDEFERGQDFKKQGKIEQAIACFQNAITAEPNYIPAHNNLGTLLQQQNRLSEAITCYQNALKINPDSALTLTNLGSIYLIKTQLNQAEELLKRALELNPELVPALYNLGLLYKQQAKLDEAIQLFQTAAKHQRNYADAYFQLGQIWEFQSQFTLAKLAYERVQSLNPNAEYLYPHIGFVKLNLCDWENYDHFVQDLMNSTTQYIQEDQKGFTLAPFQLNALPIPPELSLAVAQKHAAGIEKSIAEKKPQFIYSQKTDKLRVGYVSPDFYSHAVGRLIYQIFENHNREEFEIFGYNLLNVNDEVTERIKNGCDQFRDISQLSASDAAVQINADGIDILIDLAGYTGYGKPEILAYQPAPIQASFLGYPNTMGANFIPYLLTDEWVVPPDLAKNYSESIIYLPHQFICSPMEISNKQFSRAEFGLPEDGFVFVCYNRHFKITPDLFAVWMGILQQVEGSVLWLSEPTTEEVINNLHKKAAASGVAPERLIFAPKIPHPEYLARLQLADLALDTWIYSGGSTTVAALWAGVPVLTKPGDTNASRMGASICASGGLPEMIAHSVEEYEQKAIDWATHPQKLQQWRQRLQKRDAPLFNVSGFVSHLEEAFRQMGNR; from the coding sequence ATGAACAATCCTAAAACCCTAACGGTTCCTTTCTCGCGGCACTTTCTGGAATGGCTACACCAACAGCAAGTCAGCGTCGCCCTAACTACCTACCAAACAAACCGCCTTTGTTTGATCGGAGTCCAACCTAACGGCCAAATTTCCACCCCGGTTTGGGAATTTGAGCGACCCATGGGACTGTATACAACATCAGAACGCTTTTACCTTGCTACCCGCTATCAAATTTGGCGGTTTGAAAATATCCTCGAAAATGGGGAACTTTTACAGGATAAATATGATCACGTTTATGTCCCTCGCATTGCCTACACCACCGGAGATTTAGACGTACATGACCTTGTAGTTGATCCTCAAGGTAACATCATCTTTGCCAATACCGAATATAGCTGTTTAGCGACGCTCCATCCCCAGCACAGCTTTACCCCTGTATGGCAACCGAATTTTATCAGTAAACTCGCCCCGGAAGATCGCTGTCACCTCAACGGGTTAGCCGCCGTTAACGGTATTCCCCGCTATGTAACGGCGGTGAGTTGTTCGGATGTAGCATCAGGTTGGCGACATCGAAGGGGTGATGGGGGAGTGGTGATTGATATTCAAACCAACGATATCATCGCTAGGGGGTTATCGATGCCCCATTCGCCTCGATGGTATCAAGGGAAATTGTGGTTACTCAACTCAGGAACAGGTGATTTCGGCTATATCGAAAACGGTGAATTTGTCCCCGTTACCTTTTGTCCCGGTTATGGACGGGGGTTAGCCTTTGTCGGAGATTTTGCCGTTGTGGGTTTATCTAAACCTAGGGACTATCATTTTTCCGGTTTATTACTCGGAGAAAAACTGCAACAAAAACAAGCCGAAGCCCGTTGTGGCATCTTAATTATTGACATAAAAACCGGAAATATTGTCGAGTGGCTAGATATGGATACCGAAGCCACAGAACTTTATGATGTGGCGATTTTGCCCCAAGTTCAATGTCCGATGACTTTAGGGTTTAAAAGTGGAAATATTGCTAAATTAGTAACTATTGGTAGCCCCACAAAAACCCAGAAAAAAGTCATCTCTTTTAGTCTTTGGGGCAATGATCCTATCTACAATATCGGTGCGGTTAAAAATGCGGAATTAGCGCTTAAAATTTATCCGGGTTGGATTTGTCGGTTTTATGTAGATGAAACCGTTCCCAAAGAAACGTTAGAACGTTTATCGGCTTGGAATCATGTAGAAATCATCCCAATGCAAACCCCCTCTCAAAATTGTACCGGATCATTTTGGCGGTTTCTAGCCCTGAATGATCCAGATGTCGAAATTACAATTATTCGGGATACGGACTCGCGGCTTAATCAACGGGAAAAAGCCGCCGTTGATGAATGGTTAACCAGTCCTTTTCCGTTTCATATTATGCGAGATCATCCTTTGCATCGAAGCAAAATTATGGGAGGAATGTGGGGATTTAAAGGGAATTTAGAAATCAAAACTGCTATCAATAATTATGTTAAAATTCACACTGAATCTTTAACGAAAGGCATTGATCAACGGTTTTTGAACGATGTCATTTATCCTTTGGCTCAATATCAAAGTTTGGTTCATGATGAATTTTCCGAAGGAAAACCCTTTCCAATTTCTCGTCAACATACTGAATATGTCGGGCAGATTTTTCGAGAAGATGAGACGACGATTTCAGAATTAGATGACATCCTAGAACAACACTTAAGGACGTTAAAAAACCCACAATTAAAAGCAGCAAAAGATGAATTTGAACGGGGGCAAGATTTCAAAAAACAAGGAAAAATTGAACAAGCGATCGCTTGTTTCCAAAACGCTATAACAGCCGAACCAAACTATATTCCTGCTCACAATAATTTAGGAACCTTACTCCAACAGCAAAATCGCTTATCTGAAGCCATAACTTGTTATCAAAACGCTCTAAAAATTAACCCGGATTCAGCGTTAACCTTAACTAACTTAGGGTCAATTTATCTAATTAAAACCCAGCTAAATCAAGCCGAGGAGTTATTAAAACGCGCCTTGGAATTAAACCCTGAGCTTGTTCCGGCGTTGTACAATTTAGGTTTATTGTATAAACAACAAGCTAAATTAGACGAAGCGATTCAACTCTTTCAAACCGCAGCTAAACACCAACGAAACTACGCCGATGCCTATTTTCAACTTGGGCAAATTTGGGAATTTCAGAGTCAATTTACCTTAGCGAAACTCGCCTATGAACGAGTGCAAAGCCTCAACCCTAATGCTGAATATTTATATCCCCATATCGGGTTTGTGAAACTGAATCTCTGCGACTGGGAAAACTATGATCATTTTGTCCAAGATTTGATGAATTCCACGACCCAATATATACAGGAAGACCAGAAAGGGTTTACCTTAGCTCCCTTTCAGTTAAACGCCCTTCCAATTCCCCCCGAATTATCCCTAGCCGTTGCCCAAAAACACGCCGCAGGAATTGAGAAATCAATAGCTGAGAAAAAACCGCAATTCATCTATTCTCAAAAAACCGATAAATTGCGGGTGGGTTATGTTTCCCCCGATTTCTATAGTCACGCCGTCGGACGGTTAATTTATCAAATCTTTGAAAACCATAACCGAGAAGAGTTTGAAATCTTTGGCTATAACCTATTAAATGTCAACGATGAAGTCACAGAAAGGATTAAAAATGGCTGTGATCAATTTCGAGATATTTCCCAACTTTCTGCCTCTGATGCGGCTGTGCAAATTAACGCTGATGGCATTGATATTTTAATCGATTTAGCGGGTTATACAGGATACGGTAAACCGGAAATATTGGCTTATCAACCTGCCCCCATACAAGCAAGTTTTCTGGGATATCCCAATACAATGGGCGCGAATTTTATCCCCTACTTGCTAACGGATGAATGGGTAGTACCACCGGATTTAGCTAAAAATTATAGCGAGTCAATCATCTATTTACCCCATCAGTTCATCTGTTCACCGATGGAGATTTCCAACAAACAATTTAGTCGGGCTGAATTCGGGTTGCCAGAAGATGGTTTTGTCTTTGTTTGCTACAACCGACATTTTAAAATTACGCCGGATTTATTTGCCGTTTGGATGGGAATCTTACAGCAAGTTGAAGGCAGTGTTTTGTGGTTATCTGAACCGACAACAGAGGAAGTTATCAATAATTTACACAAAAAAGCTGCTGCTTCTGGAGTTGCACCCGAAAGACTAATTTTTGCCCCCAAAATTCCCCACCCCGAATATCTCGCCCGCTTACAACTGGCAGATTTAGCCTTAGATACGTGGATATATAGTGGCGGTTCTACCACTGTAGCAGCGTTGTGGGCGGGTGTACCCGTACTGACAAAACCCGGTGACACCAACGCCTCCCGCATGGGGGCCAGTATTTGTGCCAGTGGTGGACTCCCAGAAATGATTGCTCACAGTGTGGAGGAGTACGAACAAAAGGCCATTGACTGGGCCACCCATCCCCAGAAGTTGCAACAGTGGCGTCAACGGTTACAAAAACGAGATGCCCCGTTATTTAACGTATCAGGGTTTGTCAGCCACTTAGAAGAGGCATTTCGACAAATGGGAAACCGTTAA